One part of the Lycium ferocissimum isolate CSIRO_LF1 chromosome 8, AGI_CSIRO_Lferr_CH_V1, whole genome shotgun sequence genome encodes these proteins:
- the LOC132068756 gene encoding cysteine proteinase 3-like: MSRVFVVITALIACFGGALTFNGDDNPIRQVVSNELESRIILQVIGQTPHALSFLRFARRYGKRYESVEEIKQRFEIFFDNLKTIRSHNKKRLSYKLGVNEFTDLTWDEFRRQRLGAPQNCSATTKSNLKLTNVVLPETKDWREAGIISPVKKQGKCGSCWTFSTTGALEAAYAQAFGKNISLSEQQLVDCAGAFNNFGCHGGLPSQAFEYIKYTGGLDTEEEYPYTGKGGDGVCKFSSKNVAVQVLDSVNITKDAEDELKYAVAFIRPVSVAYQVVKGFKEYKSGIYSSTVCGNTPQDVNHAVLAVGYGVENGTPYWLIKNSWGADWGDNGYFKMDMGKNMCGIATCASYPIVA, translated from the exons ATGAGTCGTGTGTTCGTCGTCATCACTGCTCTCATCGCCTGCTTTGGCGGAGCGTTGACTTTCAACGGCGATGATAACCCAATCAGGCAAGTAGTTTCCAACGAGTTGGAGAGTCGAATTATTCTCCAAGTAATTGGCCAAACTCCCCATGCTCTCTCCTTCCTTCGCTTTGCCCGCAG GTATGGAAAGAGATACGAGTCAGTTGAGGAGATCAAGCAGAGGTTCGAGATATTCTTCGACAATTTGAAGACGATTAGGTCTCATAACAAGAAACGACTTTCATACAAACTTGGTGTTAATG AGTTTACTGACCTAACATGGGATGAGTTTAGGAGACAAAGGCTAGGAGCTCCTCAAAACTGTTCTGCTACCACAAAGAGCAATCTTAAGCTCACTAATGTCGTCCTACCAGAGACG AAAGACTGGAGGGAAGCAGGAATAATAAGCCCAGTGAAGAAGCAGGGCAAGTGCGGATCTTGCTGGACATTCAG CACTACTGGTGCTCTGGAGGCAGCATATGCACAGGCATTTGGGAAGAACATCTCACTGTCTGAGCAGCAACTCGTAGACTGTGCTGGAGCTTTTAATAACTTTGGGTGCCACGGCGGGCTTCCATCACAGGCTTTTGAGTACATTAAATACACCGGTGGTCTTGATACTGAGGAAGAATATCCTTACACTGGAAAGGGTGGTGATGGTGTATGCAAATTCTCGTCAAAAAATGTTGCTGTCCAAGTCCTTGATTCTGTCAATATTACCAAG GATGCTGAAGATGAACTAAAATACGCAGTTGCATTTATTAGACCGGTTAGTGTAGCTTATCAGGTGGTAAAAGGTTTCAAAGAGTACAAGAGTGGAATTTACAGCAGCACTGTGTGTGGCAACACTCCCCAA GATGTGAACCATGCTGTTCTTGCAGTGGGATATGGTGTTGAAAATGGTACTCCATATTGGCTGATCAAGAATTCATGGGGAGCAGATTGGGGTGACAATGGATACTTCAAAATGGATATGGGAAAGAACATGTGTG GTATTGCAACTTGCGCATCATACCCTATTGTTGCTTGA